In Rutidosis leptorrhynchoides isolate AG116_Rl617_1_P2 chromosome 2, CSIRO_AGI_Rlap_v1, whole genome shotgun sequence, one genomic interval encodes:
- the LOC139893065 gene encoding protein SENSITIVE TO PROTON RHIZOTOXICITY 2-like, with the protein MNPNATSTAADAATDDGLHHSLANLSNVRSRMDNVHRFLVDSLNSNTIISQAQMDIVSNEISAAINQVIVNGAAIISFTGLPNSTGLTFDSRNLTQPDLKLNNLKNDVHLGFPKTEFLDDEIGGDCDIVELDAVELLAEHLHFCEFCGKGFKRDANLRMHMRAHGNKYKTLEALSKPEKSGVGTDISRGGRTRFSCPFTGCSRNKLHKKFRPLKSVICVKNHFKRSHCPKMYSCNRCHKKNFSVLADLKSHLKHCGETKWKCSCGTSFSRKDKLFGHIALFEGHMPAMPAEDVAVAVAVEDEEKVKAVVPSPLVAENRNNKMDDVYFDGLFDGLGSIDDEFCMQDLYGAGSNGGMDWNL; encoded by the coding sequence ATGAACCCCAACGCCACCTCCACCGCCGCCGACGCAGCCACCGACGACGGGCTTCATCATTCGCTCGCCAACCTCTCAAACGTCCGATCACGAATGGACAACGTCCATCGCTTCCTAGTCGACTCACTCAATTCAAACACAATCATTTCACAAGCTCAGATGGATATCGTCTCCAATGAAATCTCCGCCGCCATAAACCAAGTCATCGTTAACGGCGCCGCCATCATTTCCTTCACCGGACTCCCAAATTCAACAGGTTTGACTTTTGATTCTAGAAATTTGACTCAACCAGATCTAAAATTGAACAATTTGAAGAATGATGTTCACTTAGGGTTTCCGAAAACGGAATTTTTAGATGATGAAATTGGGGGTGATTGTGATATTGTAGAGCTAGATGCTGTTGAATTGTTAGCTGAACACTTGCATTTTTGTGAATTTTGTGGTAAGGGTTTTAAACGTGATGCCAATTTACGAATGCATATGAGAGCTCATGGTAATAAATATAAAACCCTAGAAGCACTATCGAAACCGGAGAAATCGGGTGTTGGTACCGATATTTCTCGTGGTGGGAGGACACGGTTTTCGTGTCCGTTTACTGGTTGTAGTAGGAATAAATTGCATAAGAAGTTTAGACCTTTGAAATCTGTGATTTGTGTGAAGAATCATTTTAAGAGGAGTCATTGTCCGAAAATGTATTCTTGTAACCGATGCCATAAGAAGAATTTTTCGGTGTTGGCGGATTTGAAAAGTCATTTGAAGCACTGTGGAGAGACGAAATGGAAGTGTTCGTGTGGGACCAGTTTTTCGAGGAAGGATAAGTTGTTTGGGCATATTGCACTTTTTGAAGGTCACATGCCTGCAATGCCTGCGGAGGATGTGGCGGTGGCAGTGGCGGTGGAGGATGAAGAGAAGGTGAAAGCGGTGGTGCCGTCACCATTGGTGGCAGAGAATCGGAATAACAAAATGGATGATGTGTATTTCGATGGATTGTTTGATGGATTAGGTTCGATTGATGATGAATTTTGTATGCAGGATCTTTATGGTGCTGGTTCTAATGGCGGTATGGATTGGAATCTGTAG
- the LOC139893066 gene encoding uncharacterized protein isoform X1, whose protein sequence is MIDTTLVYLFPVIPTMITLLNLHRVSYPNVNFNNSQQLSGNAVALRHSNFRRLSLHNRSLISLSTNSTNTSSFQPSVDSSSISSTLNSSVGSPSSSVPTLSQWNLNQRHVTVLNFIACTTAISAALLFFSAIPTLLAFKRAAESLEKLLDVTREELPDTMAAVRLSGMEISDLTMELSDLGQDITRGVKSSTRAVRLAEERLRRLTNMNSSESMQVVVQLKHEEAGPVVARTARGIRESIVKSRAFMQMFFSITQFCKVAFKYLKSQLKSNA, encoded by the exons ATGATAGATACAACCCTCGTGTATCTATTTCCGGTGATTCCTACAATGATCACTTTACTGAACCTGCATCGCGTTTCGTACCCAAACGTCAATTTCAATAACAGCCAGCAACTTTCCGGCAACGCTGTCGCTCTCCGTCATTCCAACTTCCGTCGTCTGTCACTGCATAATCGCTCTCTTATTTCTCTGTCTACAAATTCAACCAATACGTCGTCGTTTCAGCCTTCCGTTGATTCGTCTTCAATTTCATCTACTCTCAATTCCTCCGTAGGATCTCCGTCATCTTCGGTACCGACGCTGTCTCAATGGAACCTCAACCAACGCCACGTCACCGTCCTCAATTTCATCGCTTGCACG ACAGCGATTTCAGCTGCTTTGCTGTTCTTCTCCGCAATTCCTACCCTTCTG GCTTTTAAAAGGGCAGCAGAATCTCTTGAAAAACTGCTTGACGTTACTCGTGAGGAGCTCCCTGATACAATGGCTGCTGTTCGATTATCAGGAATGGAGATCAGTGACCTAACAATGGAGCTCAGTGATTTAGG CCAGGACATAACCCGAGGTGTCAAAAGCTCTACCCGTGCTGTACGTTTAGCTGAGGAAAGATTGCGCAGACTAACAAATATGAATTCATCAG AATCGATGCAGGTGGTGGTCCAATTGAAACACGAAGAAGCAGGGCCAGTGGTTGCTAGAACAGCCAGGGGCATACGGGAAAGCATTGTAAAAAGCCGAGCATTTATGCAAATGTTTTTCTCAATTACCCAGTTTTGCAAGGTAGCCTTCAAGTACTTGAAATCTCAATTAAAGTCGAATGCTTGA
- the LOC139893066 gene encoding uncharacterized protein isoform X2, with product MIDTTLVYLFPVIPTMITLLNLHRVSYPNVNFNNSQQLSGNAVALRHSNFRRLSLHNRSLISLSTNSTNTSSFQPSVDSSSISSTLNSSVGSPSSSVPTLSQWNLNQRHVTVLNFIACTTAISAALLFFSAIPTLLAFKRAAESLEKLLDVTREELPDTMAAVRLSGMEISDLTMELSDLGQDITRGVKSSTRAVRLAEERLRRLTNMNSSGGGPIETRRSRASGC from the exons ATGATAGATACAACCCTCGTGTATCTATTTCCGGTGATTCCTACAATGATCACTTTACTGAACCTGCATCGCGTTTCGTACCCAAACGTCAATTTCAATAACAGCCAGCAACTTTCCGGCAACGCTGTCGCTCTCCGTCATTCCAACTTCCGTCGTCTGTCACTGCATAATCGCTCTCTTATTTCTCTGTCTACAAATTCAACCAATACGTCGTCGTTTCAGCCTTCCGTTGATTCGTCTTCAATTTCATCTACTCTCAATTCCTCCGTAGGATCTCCGTCATCTTCGGTACCGACGCTGTCTCAATGGAACCTCAACCAACGCCACGTCACCGTCCTCAATTTCATCGCTTGCACG ACAGCGATTTCAGCTGCTTTGCTGTTCTTCTCCGCAATTCCTACCCTTCTG GCTTTTAAAAGGGCAGCAGAATCTCTTGAAAAACTGCTTGACGTTACTCGTGAGGAGCTCCCTGATACAATGGCTGCTGTTCGATTATCAGGAATGGAGATCAGTGACCTAACAATGGAGCTCAGTGATTTAGG CCAGGACATAACCCGAGGTGTCAAAAGCTCTACCCGTGCTGTACGTTTAGCTGAGGAAAGATTGCGCAGACTAACAAATATGAATTCATCAG GTGGTGGTCCAATTGAAACACGAAGAAGCAGGGCCAGTGGTTGCTAG